The following are encoded in a window of Telmatobacter sp. DSM 110680 genomic DNA:
- a CDS encoding tetratricopeptide repeat protein, whose translation MKTNAATILLAFLGALTAGRLSAQSTGAAKEAKPVAYPYAAEESGGLSPSLLRKDLDLRAALSAAPDSAELMYAYALVLRQEGKARDSLAAYTRAASMRKPTAQELRSVALDYVMLSDYDDAIHWLELAVQIDPHDVDALYSLGRCYYSKDRYQEARKLYEQVLAIQPKNIKAEENIGLVYDATNEPEKAEEALRKATSWADANGQDEWPFLDLGVFLLDHNRLPEAIDDLRIAIRIRPTRAESHEKLGRALLASQDAVGGINELREATRLEPDNPRTHYELGRALRQAGQIDKAQEEFKLSQKLYTSHSQE comes from the coding sequence ATGAAAACCAACGCTGCCACGATCCTTTTAGCGTTTTTGGGGGCTCTGACTGCAGGGCGGTTGAGCGCGCAGTCTACCGGCGCCGCCAAAGAGGCGAAGCCGGTGGCATATCCGTATGCTGCGGAGGAATCCGGAGGCCTCTCCCCTTCTCTGCTGAGAAAAGACCTCGACCTCCGCGCTGCTTTATCGGCAGCGCCTGATTCAGCGGAACTGATGTATGCCTACGCGCTCGTCCTGCGCCAGGAAGGCAAGGCACGCGACTCACTAGCTGCGTACACGCGCGCTGCGAGCATGCGCAAGCCGACGGCACAGGAACTGCGCAGTGTGGCGCTCGATTACGTCATGCTCAGCGATTATGATGACGCCATTCACTGGCTCGAACTTGCCGTGCAGATCGACCCTCATGACGTGGATGCTCTCTATTCTCTCGGCCGCTGCTATTACTCCAAAGACAGATACCAGGAAGCGCGGAAGCTCTATGAACAAGTTCTCGCCATCCAGCCCAAAAATATAAAAGCCGAGGAAAACATTGGCCTGGTTTATGACGCCACCAATGAGCCCGAGAAAGCAGAGGAAGCTCTGCGGAAAGCAACAAGCTGGGCAGACGCTAATGGGCAGGATGAGTGGCCCTTCTTGGATCTTGGCGTTTTTCTTCTCGATCACAATCGATTGCCGGAAGCGATCGATGATCTTCGCATTGCAATCCGCATCAGGCCGACGCGTGCCGAATCTCACGAGAAACTTGGCCGCGCCCTTCTAGCCAGTCAAGATGCGGTAGGTGGAATCAATGAGTTGCGGGAAGCTACGCGTTTGGAACCTGACAATCCGCGTACCCATTACGAGCTTGGCCGGGCGCTTCGCCAAGCAGGACAGATCGATAAAGCGCAAGAAGAATTCAAACTCAGCCAGAAGCTCTACACGTCGCATAGCCAGGAGTAG